One stretch of Solenopsis invicta isolate M01_SB chromosome 16, UNIL_Sinv_3.0, whole genome shotgun sequence DNA includes these proteins:
- the LOC105194610 gene encoding peritrophin-1 — protein sequence MKAVFSVALLVCLLTFYVQAQEIQCPNRGPKDGEEAILIPHPTNCKHYFVCDYGHAIVMTCPDDLHFNPVKKVCDFPWQAGCKAFLTSLFVN from the exons ATGAAAG ccGTATTCTCAGTTGCACTTTTGGTGTGCCTGTTGACGTTTTACGTCCAAGCACAAGAAATCCAGTGCCCAAATAGAGGACCAAAAGATGGAGAGGAGGCCATTCTCATCCCTCATCCCACTAACTGCAAACACTATTTCGTCTGCGACTATGGTCACGCGATTGTGATGACGTGCCCTGATGACTTACATTTCAATCCTGTTAAAAAAGTTTGCGATTTTCCATGGCAAGCTGGATGCAAAGCTTTTTTGACAAGTTTATTTGTAAACTAA